In Sus scrofa isolate TJ Tabasco breed Duroc chromosome 14, Sscrofa11.1, whole genome shotgun sequence, the sequence aggggtcgaataggagctgtagctgccagcccatgctacagccatagcaacatgggatccgagccacatcttcaacctacacccacagctcatggcaatgccagatgcttaacccactgagtgaggccagggatcaaacccacgtccttatgaatagttgggttcgttaactgctgagccattacaggaactcctatattttctttgtcatgttttaagtagttttatttatttatttatttattttttaactttgtggggctgcaccctcagtgtatagagattccaaggctaggggttgaattggagctatagctgttggcctacagcacagccacagcaacgcagtatccaagctgtgtctactgcctacaccacagctcacagcaacactggatccttaacccactgagcgaagccagggattaaacccacgtcctcatgggtactagtcaggtttgttaactgctgagccacaacaggaactcctacattgatttattttccagGAATTTATCTACGTTTTCAAACATATTGACCTAAATTGATCACAGCATCTCTTCCCCATGAGTCTTGCCCACAGAAGGTGCTCTGCATTGCATTTGAATTTCTGATGGCAGCTCAGGGTCATCATTCTTTTCCAAGAAAACAGCTTTGCCTTTTAATCCTCTCTATCGGatctatgttttccttttctgtaatattttttttcctatttctttctttatattttcttgggGTTGTTTTACTGTTActtctctaacttttttttttgtctttttttttttttgtcttttttgctatttcttgggcagctgccgcggcatatggaggctcccaaactaggggtccaatcggagctgtagccaccagcctacgccagagccgcagcaacacgggatccgagccgagtctgcaacctacaccacagctcacggcaacgccggatccttaacccactgagcaagggcagggaccgaacccgcaacctcatggttcctagtcagattcgttaaccactgcgccacgacgggaactccccccctttttttttttaattcctgttttgtttgttttttttgtctttttagggctgcacctatggcatatggaggttcccaggctaggggtcaaatcagagctgtagttgccggcctacacaacagtcacagcaatgccagatccaaactctgtctgtaacctacaccacagctcatggcaacaccagatccttaacccactgagccaggccagggatcgagcctgcatcatagcgaatactggtcaggttcataacttgctgagccacagtggaaactccctaatttccattattctttagACACATGTAGAAGTACATTTCCTAAATTCTAAACATTGGAGGATTTTTCTAgctatgttttattatttctaatttaattgtaTTGTAGTCAAGAGAATATACTGTGATTTCTGTCCTTTAATCTGTTGATGTGTGCTGTGTGGTTGACTTTTGGATATGTCTGTGTTCACCGGACACTGTGGTTCTTAGATACAGTTTTCTACATGTCTTTTAGTTCCAGTTTCTTCATCATATTGTGCAAATCATGGGTATCTGCCCTGCTTTGTGTTGCCTATCTGTTACTGAAAGTTGcagtaaaatatatactatatatttatatactatgttttatacatgcaaatatatattatgtgtttATATTTGCTAAGTATActgtaaatacatacatttttgacACATATTTTGAGACTTATGTTATCAAGTGATAAGATTTATACTTGCTATTTATCTCCCTGCTATTTTTATCTAATAAAGTTTTTCCCTTAAATGTAATTCCCTAAGggaaatattaattaatatagtGTTACCTTacttatgtattatatatttttctatccttttgCTACCTTaactttatgtgattttttttttttactttttatggccatatctgtggcatatggaggttcctgggctggggtcaaatctgagatgcaaactgctggcctgcgccacagccacagcaatgtgggatctgaggtgcatctgtgacctatgctgcagcttgcaataatgccagatccttaatccactgatcaaggccaggggtcgaactcacatcctcatggagacaatgttgggttcttattccactaagccacaataggaactcctgatttgtttgttttttgtttttttagggccacacccacggcatatggaggttcccaggctaggggtctaatcagagctgtaaccgctggcttactccacagccacagcaacactggatctgagctgtgtctgcaacctacaccacagctcacggcaacgccggatccttaacgcactgagcgaggccagggatcaaacctcatggttcctagtcggattcgtttccgctgcaccacgaggggaacagCATCCCCCCATTATAATTTCTCGAAGATTAATACTTTATCCATCACATACATTTGTAAATGGCCCGGTGCTTTCAGTCACTAATTCCACGATTTGGGACAAGATATATTCAGTgctgctggcctcactcagatgggaatctttttttttttttttaattttatttattttatttatttatttttgtctttttagggccgcagccacggcatatggaggttcccaggctaggggtcaaatcagagctgtagcctccagcctatgccacagccacagcaacattagatccgagtcgcatctgtgacctacaccacagttcatggcaacactggatccttaacccactgatggaggccagggatcgaacccacaacctcatggttcctaggtggattcatttccactgcaccatgacaggaactccttattttatttttttatatgatttttatttttttcattacagctggtttacagtattctgtcaattttctactgtgcagcatggtagaaaattgacagttatacatacatgtatacattcttttttctcacattatcctgctccatcataagtgactagatataggtcccagtgctacacagcagtatctcattgcttacaGATGGGAATCTTGTTGGCTGCTGTTCCTTTCACATTTCCTGAAACCACACATGATATTAGATGTATTTGATCAGATGTTTTCTCAAATTGTGTATGTGTAAAGGTCATCTACCTGCCACTTCCAACTAAATTTAGAATGGTTAAGTCATGATTAGGTATTAGCATTGTTTTTATGTACAATCAGTATTAAAGAAttaggtcttggagttccctttgtggctcagtggtaacgaacccaactaatatgcatgaggatgcaggttcaatccctggcctcactcagtgggttaaggatctggcctctctgtgagctgtggtgtaggttgaagacatggctccgatccagtgttgctgtgactgtggtgtaggctggcagctgcagctctgattcaacccctagtggccctaaaaagcaaaaaaataaaagaattaggtCTTGAACCTGTAGGCCTGCCCTTCCCTGTTCTTCACAGCACACACATTCTAAACACACCTCCTTCCATGTTTCATTATCCCATAACCCACTGCCCTGTGTTGATCTGCTGACAGGTTGTGGCGTTTTTCTCTCACCCCAGCGGTGTGGACAGAGCCACACACCCTCTGACCAACAACGGCTCTTGCGTGCGTGCTGCAGTGTTTCTTCTGTCAGAGAGCCCAGCAGAGCTGCAGTTCCTCCCGTGCCAGCCCTGAGCTGAGCGAGGCGTGTCCAGTGGAGATGGTGAAGATGACAAAGTCCAAAACTTTCCAAGCCTACCTGCCAAATTGCCATCGAACGTACAGCTGTGTCCACTGCAGAGCCCATCTGGCCAATCACGACGAGCTGATCTCCAAGGCAAGTGGTCTGGCCAGGCCCTGAGCCCGAGTAGCAGATGCACCCCGACAGCCCTGGACCACCTTCGTGTGCTGTGCTGTTGGAGGGTGTGTGTGAGCAGGTGCGGCTGGTCTTTGCCTAGTGGGGAGTTTTGGAAGCTGGACCTAAAATTAATGTAAAACCAGAGGACATTGTCAGAACCGAGGAAGCCTGGAAAATCTGTGGAAATAGTTTAGTGATAGAggatgaagaaattttaaaaactcagaatgGTTAAGAAGGCAGGCAGCTGCGGTGGGGTAATGGGACCTTACAGGAAGGTGGCTGGGATGGGAGCTCCAATGCAGCCACTGCAAGGCGGCCTCTGGATGTGGAAAGAGCAGGATTTGTCCTCATTGCTTTGAGCTCAATTAGCAGTTTGTCATGTTTATAACCAACCACTTGGGAACATTTGAAATGGTCCCAACACAGTGGAGCGTTAATGTTCCCTCAGGGGTCTGCCTCTCTGGGCCCAGTGAGCCTTCTACTCCTTTGAAAACAAAGTCTATCAGGAAGTTTCTAGACTCTCTGCTTAGGCTTCTTGTTTCAGGTGGTTAGAAAAACATTTATCTCCTCGCTCAGTGACAAGGTAATAGGGAGAAGCTGTTGTCCATCATCTTAAGTAACAACTCTCAGACAAGTCATCCTCTGGGCCACTGTCACTCCTCTTGCGGCCCCGTTGGCCCAGAAGCCTCAGGTGGGAAGGGCAGTCTCTCGGGCACAGTGTCTGAGGCAGAGCTGCGCCAGGGCCGTGAGCAGATTGGGGTGGGGTTCGTCATTAGTGGCCAAAGGAAACGCAAGCTGCTTTCAAAGGAGCCCAGCTCTGGTGGGCTGTAATCCAGAGCAGAGGCCTGCCAGGTAGAGGCTGGCCTGATGTCATAGGAGGGTTTCAGGATGGAGCTTGCCAGAGGCTGGGCCTGGCATTGCAGCTGGGGAGGAAATGACTGCTCTCCTCCCTTGCACTGCTCTCCCGTAACCCAGCTTGTGAGGCTGGGCTTCACAAGCTTCTGGGTCTCCATTGCACTAACAGGTGATCCAGCCCAGGGAGCCTCTGGCTGCTGCTGAGCTGTGCACTATGCAGACTGTCCACAGGTCCTGCCAGCCACACCCACTCATGCATGGTTCTGGGGGATTGTAGCTGTGCTTATCCATTGATATATCGACTGTGGCTACTTTTGTGCTCGGGTCAGGCTGGCCCAAGTCTGAACCACAGATCAGATCAGGTTACCAAGCCCTGTTGAAAAAAGAGGGACTTGCTGAATAGGTGGGGGAGTTGGAAAATCAGGCTGGAAAATTGAAGGCTGAGGAGGATGATTCTTTGTCAGATTGGACATCAAACATTCCTAAGCCTCAAAAGCCACTTGAGGGAAGGCTGCTTCCAAATCTGAGCGCTGATTCTTAAACCAAAGTACTGCTGGCCTGAGGCCAGGTTCTAGGCTGCAGTGAAGAGGCCCTGAGGTCAGGACTTGAAATGCAGGCTTCACTTCTGCTCCGGTGAGATGTGGACAGAGGGTCAGCTGGAGCTCTGCCCTCCTTAACTGTGGCTGTGTCCATGATGTGAAGACAGGACCTGCCATTTCCTCCTCACCCCACAGCCATTCCTGAGTTCTCATGGTTGGCGGTTTGGTGTGTAATGTCTGTTTTTGTCATTTCACAGCTGGCAGTGTTTTACAGCTGTCTTTGCACACCCACTCGCAACCTATCTGTCCCTGTCCCCGATTTGTCCTGATCTTCCTCTCTTGCTACTTCCTGCCTTTGATCTAGTGGCTCTTTCTGGCACATTCTCCTCAgcagtgggcttgctgggtctcTGCATGTGCCCTTTGCAGGTGGAGACTATCTCCTTTGCCCCAGGCGGCTTTGATCACAGCCTATGAGCTCGGCCTGCGTGACAGGCAAAAACCAAAGGTGCATGTTTGGTTTACATTTCTCAGATTATCTCTGAGGTCTCTCTGTCCCATTTGGTCACTTGAGCCTGGCAACCCCATCTGGTGTGGCCCCTGGTTCCTATGGCCATGAAATCTGGAATTGGCCAGAGTGTCAAGGGGGCACAAATGTCCTCTGCTGCCTCCTTGGTCATCTCAAGAGTGTGTGAATGTGCTGAGAGCTTTCCTCAAAGAAAGGAGTCGTCTTGGGCTGACTTAAAATTttcaatggaggagttccctcgtgggtcagctggttaaggatctggtgttgtcactgctttggcacaggtttggtccctagcccaggaacttgctgtttactgtggccaaaaaaccaaaaaatttcaaatggaaaagaatggaaaccTCCCCTTGGCCTTAATCTCTGACAGATGGTGGTGCATCCCATCCTGGCAGAGCCCTGGGGCCCCATCAGGGGAGCACTGATGCTCACTGGTCCTGCCAGGCAGCCCCCACTCACATCGAGGTCATAGGCCTGACACGTAGCTCCTCCACTTTCAACCCAAAATGCAAAACTTGGCATCACTTTAATCCCCACAATGGCCTAAAACCCCCTTTTCCTTTGCAGTCCTTTCAGGGGAGTCAGGGCCGAGCCTACCTCTTCAATTCTGTGTGAGTATTGCTGCTCCTGCTCCCCCTGCGGGCGGATGGGACTTCTCAGGTGACAGCAGGACCAAGGGcacctccccacagccccccaaACCCTGGGACATAtgggagctgggcagggagggatACTCAGGAAGGATACCGCTGCGGGCCCAGAGGCAATGGCAGGTCCCAGCACCTCCCTCCCCACAGGGTGAATGTGGGTTGCGGCCCTGCGGAGGAGCGGGTCCTTCTCACCGGCCTGCACGCCGTGGCGGACATCTACTGCGAGAACTGCAAGACCACACTTGGGTGGAAATATGTGAGTTGCCCGGTCAGGGGAACAAACACCATGCAAACAACATGCCAAGGGGTGATGGGAACTGCTGAGGGTACCTGCACCAGGGCAGGGAGGCTAGTGCAGTGAAGGTGACTCTGCAGTCACTCTCGCAGCAGACTCCTCTGCAGCACGTGGACCCCTACCAGGGACCTGCCTGGGGTCCTGTGTCCCCTACCCCAAACTCTAGCACTGGGGGCCTCGTTATGGGAATTGTCTCTGCAGCCAATGTGTGCCACCCCGCCAAGGGCCTCCTCTATCAGGTGTGACCCCAGAGGCCTTACTCCCCTTtaccctgagctctgctccccCGACCATGGCCAGTGCTTGTAGCAAGCTTGCATTGATAGTTCCCTACAAGTTTAACTGTCACTCAGAGTCCAGGTAGATCTGTGCTGCCCTCGGGCGGGTCACTGAGACAGCCCTGGTCCGCAAGGCACAGGGAGCCTGTGGGGAGACGTGGTACTACAATTGTTTTCTGGGCAGATGGGACTGAAGTTGAAAATTGACAGAGATTCTGCCCTGaaacttcttctcttttttccaggAACATGCCTTTGAAAGCAGTCAGAAATATAAGGAAGGAAAATTTATCATTGAGCTTGCTCACATGATCAAAGACAATGGTTGGGAGTAAAGTGGAAACTTCCTGTTCCCTTTTGAATCCTATTTTCTGAAAGACGGTAAATGCAATGGGAACCTCTGGGTGACAGTATTTCTTGACCTTGAGCCTCGAAGGCTGGCCTCTATGGCCCATCCTGTGGGTAAGGTGTCCCTCCCGTCTGTGTCCTCTTCACGTACACAGTTGTTTCTGAGATgtttcaatgacttttttttaacttctcaagATCAAGCGAAAGACTTAACTGACTGATGACTTGCCCATCTAGTTAATACCTTCTTTTAACCAATGCCTTTATGGTAGTGTCTGGCCATGCTCTTTCATACTCATAGAAGACCAAACCCCACCTCTAGAGACCACAGGCAGGGTAGCTTCAGAGGGCCAGTCTCCCCTCTTGTTTGGGGTGAAGGTATGAGAGCCACTCCCTCCCCAGTTCGCAGGACACATGGGTTGTTCCTCTGACAGATGATCTGTGAGGGCCGTGCTGACTTAGGATTCTTCTGGAAGCAGTCTATGAATCTATGCACCAAGGGTGTTTTTTAGGAGGACACCACTGATAGCATTTTAGATAAGCTATAAATAGAGAAATGTGTCTAATGGATCATCTTGTTTATTGAAGCCACTGGCTCCTTAATCTAGAAAGTGAGCGAAGGAGTCATTAGCAAAGTTGGACCCTGGCAGGCTCCACTGGGGACTCCATGTGGGGCACTGAGCAGCTGGCTGGTCCATGGCTTACAGTTTAAAGCACTGGACCAAGTAAAATTGGATTTCCTTTCCTGCTCCGATGtacttgaagattttttttttttttttttttttgcatatgaaagAGGCCAAAACAGGACAAACTCACAAACTTAAGATTTGCCAGTTTGTTTGAAAAGTTTTTCAGAAAAGGATAAGTTGCAAGACAGGTTTAAGCTCTGAAGACATTTTGTCCCGTCAGCTGACAGATGGGGTCCAGCAGCCTCCCAAGTCCTGCATTTTTGCCTCACATTCAAGTTCCGACCCACCCATGCCTCAGCAGGGCGTGGGCACTGCACAGGGGTTTTGGCATTTTGCAGAGAAGGGAGGCCAAAAAGCATTCCTAATTTTGGTTTTCAGTGTCAACCTGGCCCGCCACTCTTGGCGTCTTGGGGTCTTCAGTGTCGTCACTGTGGCATGAGACCCCGGGACCCCAGGCCAAGGGACAGGAAGAGCCAGGGACAGGGAAAGAGGAGGGCAGCGGGCCAGCTC encodes:
- the YPEL1 gene encoding protein yippee-like 1 isoform X2; protein product: MHPDSPGPPSCAVLLEGVCEQSFQGSQGRAYLFNSVVNVGCGPAEERVLLTGLHAVADIYCENCKTTLGWKYEHAFESSQKYKEGKFIIELAHMIKDNGWE
- the YPEL1 gene encoding protein yippee-like 1 isoform X1 — its product is MVKMTKSKTFQAYLPNCHRTYSCVHCRAHLANHDELISKSFQGSQGRAYLFNSVVNVGCGPAEERVLLTGLHAVADIYCENCKTTLGWKYEHAFESSQKYKEGKFIIELAHMIKDNGWE